A single genomic interval of Bacillus smithii harbors:
- a CDS encoding sugar ABC transporter ATP-binding protein: MRIEMKNIHKSFGANKVLDGVYFTLEPGEVHALMGENGAGKSTLMNILTGLHKKDNGKIVIDGKETDFQSPKEAEDAGIMFIHQELNIWPEMTVLENLFIGKEATNKLGILNTKKMKALAKDVFKRLGMTLPLEQEAGLCSVGEQQMIEIAKALMTDAKVIIMDEPTSALTDREIQRLFQLMESLKKDGVSIVYISHRMEEIFTICDRITIMRDGKTVHTSPIKETNFDEVVKKMVGRELKDRFPERRPKPGKIVFEVKNLTRKGYFENIHFSLRSGEILGISGLMGAGRTEIMRSLFGIDPLDEGEIFIDGQKVTIKNPYDAVRKHMAFATENRKEEGLILDFSIRENISLPNLFSLAPKGIVQSEEEEKFVDMMSKRLKIKTSSIEEAAGNLSGGNQQKVVIAKWIGIGPKVLILDEPTRGIDVGAKREIYQLMNELTDRGMGIIMISSELPEILGMSDRILVIHEGKIAGELQGKEADQETIMTLATGGKLHEHTNN; the protein is encoded by the coding sequence GTGCGGATTGAAATGAAAAATATTCATAAATCATTTGGTGCTAATAAAGTACTTGATGGTGTTTATTTTACGCTAGAACCCGGCGAAGTACATGCACTGATGGGGGAAAACGGAGCCGGAAAATCAACATTAATGAACATCTTGACAGGTCTTCATAAAAAAGATAACGGCAAGATTGTCATCGATGGAAAAGAAACGGATTTTCAAAGTCCAAAAGAGGCAGAAGATGCCGGAATCATGTTTATTCACCAAGAATTAAATATTTGGCCGGAAATGACCGTGCTAGAAAACTTGTTTATTGGGAAAGAAGCAACGAATAAACTCGGAATTTTAAATACGAAAAAAATGAAAGCGCTAGCAAAAGATGTTTTTAAACGCCTTGGGATGACTCTTCCCTTGGAACAAGAAGCGGGTCTTTGTTCTGTTGGAGAACAACAGATGATCGAAATTGCCAAAGCCTTGATGACCGATGCCAAAGTGATCATAATGGATGAACCTACCTCTGCTTTAACAGACAGGGAAATTCAAAGACTTTTTCAGTTGATGGAATCTTTGAAAAAAGACGGCGTATCGATTGTGTACATTTCTCACCGTATGGAGGAAATTTTTACGATTTGCGACCGCATTACCATTATGCGCGACGGGAAAACCGTCCATACTTCCCCGATAAAAGAAACGAACTTTGATGAAGTAGTGAAAAAAATGGTGGGGCGTGAACTAAAAGATCGTTTTCCGGAGAGACGACCTAAACCGGGGAAGATCGTGTTTGAAGTCAAAAATTTAACAAGAAAAGGCTACTTCGAAAACATTCATTTTTCGCTTCGTTCAGGGGAAATTTTGGGTATTTCCGGTTTGATGGGTGCGGGACGCACAGAGATCATGCGCAGCCTATTCGGCATCGATCCGCTGGATGAAGGGGAAATATTCATAGACGGCCAAAAAGTAACGATTAAAAATCCATATGATGCTGTGCGAAAACATATGGCTTTTGCAACGGAAAACCGAAAAGAGGAAGGATTAATTTTAGACTTTTCGATTAGAGAAAACATTTCCCTTCCTAACTTATTTAGCTTGGCACCTAAAGGAATCGTTCAAAGTGAAGAAGAGGAAAAGTTCGTCGACATGATGAGCAAGCGTTTAAAAATTAAAACATCTTCAATAGAAGAAGCTGCAGGAAATTTATCAGGCGGTAATCAACAAAAAGTGGTCATTGCGAAATGGATTGGCATTGGCCCGAAAGTTTTAATTTTGGACGAACCGACAAGAGGAATTGATGTTGGCGCCAAACGTGAAATTTACCAGCTCATGAATGAATTAACCGATCGTGGAATGGGGATTATTATGATTTCCTCGGAACTTCCTGAAATATTAGGGATGAGCGACCGCATTCTTGTCATTCATGAAGGGAAAATCGCAGGTGAACTTCAAGGAAAAGAAGCTGACCAAGAAACGATTATGACGTTAGCGACTGGAGGAAAATTACATGAACACACAAACAACTAA
- a CDS encoding LacI family DNA-binding transcriptional regulator translates to MVTIRDVAREAGVSVATVSRVLNKSGYVQEDTKKLVLEVIQKLNYKPNEVARSLYKRESKLIGLLLPDITNPFFPELARGVEDAVQHEGYRLIVGNSDEDMEKEFRYIETFLQNHVMGIIASTIHSDRFLNLKIPVVLLDRTTDQFPSVYSNHQQGGRLAARTLLERGSREITVLRGPQHIRPAQERFLAALDVLSQSSACFYVMDTSFTFNGAKASAKEVFQKYPKTDGILACNDVVATAVLHEALRIGKRIPEDLQIIGYDDVPISELVFPPLTTIHQPAYKMGEEAAKLLLAILRKEKCMDTQIKLPVKLIERETTRKVES, encoded by the coding sequence TTGGTGACGATTAGAGACGTTGCGAGAGAGGCGGGGGTCTCTGTAGCAACGGTTTCCCGTGTTTTAAACAAGAGCGGATATGTACAGGAGGATACGAAAAAATTAGTTCTGGAAGTCATTCAAAAGCTTAACTACAAGCCGAATGAAGTGGCTAGATCTTTATACAAGCGGGAATCCAAACTAATCGGTCTTTTGCTTCCAGATATCACGAATCCTTTTTTTCCCGAATTAGCCCGTGGTGTGGAAGATGCTGTTCAACATGAGGGATATCGTTTGATCGTTGGCAACAGCGATGAAGATATGGAAAAGGAGTTTCGTTATATTGAAACGTTTCTTCAAAATCATGTAATGGGCATCATTGCATCCACGATCCATTCAGATCGTTTTTTGAATTTAAAAATTCCTGTCGTGCTGCTCGATCGAACGACAGATCAATTTCCTTCTGTTTACTCCAATCATCAGCAAGGAGGGAGATTGGCAGCTAGAACATTATTGGAACGCGGGAGCAGAGAGATTACGGTGTTAAGAGGACCGCAGCATATACGTCCTGCACAAGAACGTTTTCTAGCCGCTCTTGACGTTTTAAGCCAATCCAGTGCTTGCTTCTACGTCATGGATACGTCCTTTACTTTTAATGGAGCAAAAGCCAGTGCAAAGGAAGTTTTTCAAAAGTATCCTAAAACAGACGGAATATTGGCATGTAATGATGTGGTGGCAACCGCTGTCCTTCATGAGGCGTTGAGAATCGGCAAAAGAATACCGGAAGATCTGCAAATAATCGGATACGATGATGTCCCCATTAGTGAACTAGTTTTTCCGCCCTTAACCACCATTCATCAACCAGCCTATAAAATGGGCGAAGAAGCAGCCAAGCTTTTGTTGGCTATTTTAAGAAAAGAAAAATGTATGGATACTCAGATAAAACTGCCCGTAAAATTAATAGAAAGAGAAACGACAAGAAAGGTGGAGTCTTAA
- the rbsB gene encoding ribose ABC transporter substrate-binding protein RbsB encodes MKKLAGIMMMCIVLLLSACSLEPPNWAKPAKKDHLKDMKIGVSISTLNNPFFVTLKNGILKEAKKKGMDVIVVDAQNDSTKQVNNIEDLIQQGVDVLLINPTDSAAISTAVKSANKMGIPVITIDRSADEGNVATFVASDNIKGGKMAANYIIDQVGEKAKVVELEGQPGASATRERGAGFHSIADKKLDIVARQAADFDRSKGLNVMENILQAQKNIQAVFAHNDEMALGAIEAIKSSGRDIVVIGFDGNDDAIKAIKKGKLSATVAQQPELIGQKSVQAAIDVLQGKKVEKKIAVPLKLVTKENVSKMK; translated from the coding sequence ATGAAAAAATTAGCAGGCATAATGATGATGTGTATCGTTCTCTTGTTAAGCGCATGTTCACTTGAGCCTCCTAATTGGGCCAAACCAGCCAAAAAAGACCATTTAAAAGACATGAAAATTGGCGTCAGTATTTCCACTTTAAATAACCCATTCTTTGTCACGTTAAAAAATGGCATTTTAAAAGAAGCCAAGAAAAAAGGAATGGATGTCATAGTCGTAGATGCCCAAAATGATTCCACCAAACAAGTCAATAATATCGAAGATTTAATTCAACAAGGCGTTGACGTTTTGCTCATTAACCCAACGGACTCAGCAGCCATTTCGACTGCTGTGAAATCGGCTAATAAAATGGGGATACCCGTTATTACGATCGACCGTTCAGCTGACGAGGGAAATGTCGCAACATTTGTAGCTTCTGATAATATAAAAGGCGGCAAAATGGCAGCAAACTATATCATCGATCAAGTTGGGGAAAAGGCAAAAGTGGTTGAACTTGAAGGTCAGCCAGGTGCTTCTGCTACACGTGAACGCGGTGCAGGATTCCATAGTATTGCAGATAAAAAACTGGATATTGTCGCGCGGCAAGCTGCCGATTTCGACCGATCCAAAGGCTTAAATGTAATGGAAAATATTTTACAAGCTCAAAAAAATATTCAAGCGGTATTTGCGCATAATGATGAAATGGCATTAGGCGCTATCGAGGCGATCAAAAGTTCAGGCCGCGATATTGTAGTCATTGGATTCGATGGAAATGACGATGCGATCAAAGCCATCAAAAAAGGGAAATTATCTGCTACCGTGGCTCAACAGCCGGAACTGATTGGTCAAAAGTCCGTACAGGCAGCCATTGATGTTTTACAAGGAAAGAAAGTAGAAAAGAAAATTGCTGTACCGTTAAAGCTCGTTACAAAAGAGAACGTATCAAAAATGAAATAA
- a CDS encoding ABC transporter permease, producing the protein MNTQTTKRPLSQVFSKLGPLIAFVLLFVVVAILNPSFLAPLNILNLLRQVSINALIAFGMTFVILTGGIDLSVGSMLAISSALMAGMIVSGMDPILAIIVSVLLGTLMGMFNGLLITKGKMAPFIATLATMTIYRGLTLVYTDGNPITGLGNHYTFQLFGQGYFLGIPVPAITMIITFAILWFVLHKTSFGRKTYAIGGNEKAAIISGIQVNRVKWMIYGLAGTMSALAGSILTSRLNSAEPTAGTAYEMDAIAAVVLGGTSLSGGRGRIFGTLIGALIIGTLNNGLNLLGVSSFYQQVVKGVVILIAVLIDRRKA; encoded by the coding sequence ATGAACACACAAACAACTAAACGCCCATTGTCGCAAGTGTTCTCAAAATTGGGTCCGTTGATTGCATTTGTTCTATTGTTCGTAGTTGTAGCCATTTTAAATCCATCTTTTCTAGCACCATTAAATATACTCAATCTACTGCGACAAGTATCTATTAATGCATTAATTGCTTTTGGAATGACGTTTGTTATTTTGACCGGTGGCATTGACTTATCGGTTGGATCGATGTTAGCGATTTCAAGTGCTTTAATGGCGGGAATGATTGTATCAGGCATGGATCCTATTCTGGCCATCATCGTTAGTGTTTTACTCGGTACGCTCATGGGGATGTTTAATGGATTGCTTATTACGAAAGGAAAAATGGCACCCTTTATTGCCACTTTAGCAACGATGACGATTTATCGAGGACTTACGCTCGTTTACACAGACGGCAACCCTATCACAGGATTAGGGAACCATTACACCTTTCAATTATTTGGGCAAGGATACTTTCTGGGAATCCCTGTTCCTGCGATTACGATGATCATTACCTTCGCCATTTTATGGTTTGTTCTTCATAAGACGTCATTCGGTCGCAAAACATATGCCATTGGCGGTAATGAAAAAGCGGCCATTATTTCTGGTATTCAAGTCAATCGTGTAAAATGGATGATTTATGGATTAGCAGGTACGATGTCTGCTTTGGCCGGTTCGATTTTAACGTCTCGATTAAATTCAGCAGAGCCGACAGCGGGAACGGCTTATGAAATGGATGCGATCGCCGCTGTTGTTTTAGGTGGAACCAGTTTATCCGGGGGAAGAGGTAGAATTTTCGGAACTTTAATTGGAGCACTCATAATTGGAACATTAAACAACGGGTTAAACTTATTGGGGGTTTCCTCCTTTTACCAACAAGTTGTAAAAGGTGTCGTCATATTAATAGCGGTTTTAATTGATCGGAGAAAAGCATAA
- the rbsD gene encoding D-ribose pyranase, with translation MKRHGIVNSSIAKVLADLGHTDWIVIGDLGLPVPKDIPKIDLAIKIGTPTFQEVVKVIHDDMVVEKAIAAEEIKTNNPAQFQFLESEFSGMVDFISHEQLKQFMKQAKAVIRTGEATPYSNCILQAGVIFSTGKE, from the coding sequence ATGAAACGACATGGAATCGTGAACAGTTCTATTGCAAAAGTCCTTGCGGATCTCGGCCATACCGATTGGATCGTCATCGGTGATTTAGGCCTTCCGGTGCCAAAAGATATTCCCAAAATTGATTTAGCCATAAAAATCGGAACTCCTACCTTTCAAGAGGTTGTGAAGGTCATACATGATGATATGGTCGTCGAAAAAGCCATTGCAGCTGAAGAAATCAAAACGAATAATCCCGCTCAGTTTCAATTTTTAGAATCTGAATTTAGCGGAATGGTGGATTTTATCTCCCATGAACAATTGAAACAGTTCATGAAACAAGCAAAAGCGGTCATCCGAACAGGAGAAGCAACTCCTTATTCCAACTGTATATTGCAAGCAGGCGTCATTTTTTCAACAGGAAAGGAGTGA
- a CDS encoding RsfA family transcriptional regulator gives MKTRQDAWTEENDLLLAETVLRHVREGSTQLNAFEEVGDKLNRTSAACGFRWNAVVRHQYEKALQLAKKQRKQRQRLLGKDQGGKKKLLYQPPVPSIEEVEAMSLPVANDNLKTGEQEAALPAVIAPSGEITLEKVIAFLQNMTHSNYHADILKSENARLKQEIATLKQEKEELEKKVKELEKNSMIMQEDYETLIKIMNRARKLVLFEDEEPAPTTFKMDRNGNLEKVAE, from the coding sequence ATGAAAACACGCCAGGATGCCTGGACTGAAGAAAATGATCTGCTTTTAGCAGAAACTGTACTGCGTCATGTAAGAGAAGGAAGCACTCAATTAAACGCTTTTGAGGAAGTTGGGGACAAGTTAAACCGGACGTCTGCTGCTTGCGGCTTTCGCTGGAACGCTGTCGTCCGCCATCAATATGAAAAAGCTCTTCAGCTTGCGAAAAAGCAGCGAAAACAGCGGCAAAGGCTGTTAGGCAAAGACCAAGGAGGCAAAAAGAAACTTCTTTATCAGCCGCCTGTGCCTTCCATAGAGGAAGTGGAAGCGATGTCCCTGCCCGTGGCAAACGATAATCTAAAAACCGGAGAACAAGAAGCGGCATTGCCTGCTGTTATCGCACCAAGCGGTGAAATCACGCTGGAAAAAGTCATTGCATTCTTGCAAAACATGACCCATTCCAACTACCACGCAGATATTTTAAAAAGCGAGAATGCCAGATTGAAGCAGGAAATTGCGACCTTAAAGCAAGAAAAAGAAGAATTGGAAAAGAAAGTGAAAGAACTAGAAAAAAATTCTATGATTATGCAAGAAGACTACGAAACTTTAATAAAGATTATGAACCGCGCCCGCAAACTAGTCTTGTTTGAAGACGAGGAACCGGCTCCGACTACTTTTAAAATGGATCGAAACGGAAATTTAGAAAAAGTGGCTGAATGA
- the rbsK gene encoding ribokinase has product MIKIVVVGSSSMDLVVTSPRRPEAGETIIGTSFKTVPGGKGANQAVAAARLGAEVTLIGCVGDDHYGSLIVDNLQKNGVSTDFVKPVTGVESGTAHITLADGNNSIIVVKGANDFITPDYVEIALESIKKADVVLIQQEIPEETVEYVADVCASNEVKLVLNPAPARKINPEVISKATFLTPNEHEYQVLFDGKERSEMLAALPNKLIITEGEHGVRYHNGTEEVVIPSYKVDVVDTTGAGDTFNAAFAVALAERKSITESLRFANCAASLSVTKFGAQGGMPTREEVERVVAK; this is encoded by the coding sequence ATGATTAAAATAGTGGTAGTCGGAAGTTCGTCCATGGATTTAGTGGTCACTTCACCAAGAAGACCAGAAGCAGGAGAAACCATTATTGGTACTTCTTTTAAAACCGTGCCGGGCGGTAAAGGAGCAAACCAGGCCGTGGCAGCGGCAAGACTTGGCGCCGAAGTGACATTGATTGGTTGTGTCGGTGATGATCATTATGGAAGTTTGATCGTCGATAATTTACAAAAAAATGGTGTTTCAACCGATTTTGTGAAACCGGTTACAGGCGTGGAGTCAGGCACAGCCCACATTACTTTGGCGGATGGAAACAACAGCATTATTGTCGTAAAAGGGGCGAATGATTTCATTACTCCAGACTATGTAGAGATAGCCTTAGAGTCCATCAAGAAAGCGGATGTAGTGTTGATTCAACAAGAAATTCCGGAAGAAACAGTAGAATATGTGGCAGACGTTTGTGCTTCGAATGAAGTGAAGCTTGTCTTAAATCCGGCGCCTGCCAGAAAAATTAATCCAGAAGTGATATCAAAAGCAACGTTTTTAACGCCAAACGAACATGAATATCAAGTTTTATTTGACGGGAAAGAACGATCTGAGATGCTTGCCGCTTTACCGAATAAATTAATCATTACGGAAGGAGAGCATGGGGTGCGTTATCATAACGGAACAGAGGAAGTCGTCATTCCGTCTTACAAAGTCGATGTGGTCGATACGACAGGAGCCGGGGACACGTTTAATGCCGCATTTGCAGTCGCTTTGGCAGAAAGAAAATCGATAACAGAAAGCTTGCGATTTGCGAATTGCGCTGCTTCCCTATCGGTTACCAAGTTTGGGGCACAAGGTGGAATGCCGACGCGGGAAGAAGTGGAAAGGGTGGTTGCAAAATGA